A single window of Balaenoptera acutorostrata chromosome X, mBalAcu1.1, whole genome shotgun sequence DNA harbors:
- the TCEAL7 gene encoding transcription elongation factor A protein-like 7, translating to MQKSCKENEGKPKCSVPKREEERPYGEFERQQTEGNFRQRLLQSLEEFKEDIDYRHFKDEEMTREGDEMERCLEEIRGLRKKFRALHSNHRHSRDRPYPI from the coding sequence ATGCAAAAATCctgcaaagaaaatgaaggaaagccCAAGTGCAGCGTGCCAAAGAGGGAGGAAGAACGCCCCTATGGAGAATTCGAACGCCAACAAACAGAAGGGAATTTTAGGCAAAGGTTGCTTCAGTCTCTCGAGGAATTTAAAGAGGACATAGACTATAGGCATTTTAAGGATGAAGAAATGACAAGAGAGGGAGACGAGATGGAAAGGTGTTTGGAAGAGATAAGGGGTCTGAGAAAGAAATTTAGGGCTCTGCATTCTAACCATAGGCATTCTCGGGACCGTCCTTATCCCATTTAA